The DNA sequence TTCTAAATTCGTCGAATTTCGTGCTAATTTGATATTTTTATCGTCGGGAAATAGTCTATTATGAACAGTCTCAAATTCATCGGGATATATGATAGATTCAGAAATATAGCCGTTCAGATGGTTTTCCTCACAAAATCTTTTAACAAGTTTGTAAATCCTGTACTCGCTTAACAGGCGTTTAAATAGTGAAGTCTTATGTTCAAAATCATTATGGCTGTATTGTTGTAGTTCGTGTTCGGCAGTATCTCTGATCAGGCTTAAAATATTTTCTCTTAAGAAATCGTCAGCAAATTCGCTGAAATCAAACAATACTAAATTTAATTTTACCGTCTCGAAAAAGTCGTTTTCGTCTCCAGTTCCATCCGCTTCCGAAAAAGTAGATGTTCGGATTTCCCCGTCTTCTCGCCTAAATCTTCTTTCTTGACGCGTCATCAGATCAACCTGACCTTTTTGAATCCGGACAGATTCAATTATGGGATCAGTTTCCATCAACCGCTTAATTTGTTCTTCGTTAATCATTTTTTCTGTTTTAAGAATAGTGATGCGGATTTTGTCTTCATGTTTTACTATCTTTAAATCGTCTTTGGAAATTCCCAAAGTTTCGGCAATCTGTGACGGATAGTCTTCTAAAAGTTCTTCAAGATTTGTTGTAAGGTCGTTCATTGCTTAATCCTTCCAATAAGCCCTTCTGGTTGAAATAAGCGGGAAACGGTGAAGGTTTCCGCTTGTCGGTTGATCGACCTATCCCGCTTATGTCAAAAATCACGTCAATATAAATCCGAATGCGTCCCAGTTCTGGTCAGACAAATATCGTTTGTTTCCTGTTTCCAGATTAACAGCCAGTCGGGTTTTATGTGGCATTCGGAAAAATCGCTCCATCGACCTTGTAGCGGATGAACCTTGAACTTTTTCGGGAGAACTTCACCCGTTGCTAATAGGCTAATGACTTCATCAAGCAAACTGATATTCCAGCCGCGCTTGATAGCCTTCTGGTAATCTTTTTTAAAAGCCGTTGTAAAATGGATCTGTCTCATTTCTTAGGACTTCAAATCTTCCATCAGGCTATTAACGTTATCGAAGGATTTCAGATTACGCTTTTTTTCAACGTCTTCCATCGCCCGGACAGTCTTTCGATTCGGGATGCGAATGCCAAATGGAATACCGCGCTTCAGTGCAATCTGTCGGAGATAGATATTCACTGCGTCGCTCATGGTAAGCCCAAGTTCCTTCAGTACAGATTCCGCGTCGGTTTTTACCTTTTCAGTGACCCGGACATTGACAGATACATTTTGATTCATCTTTCACCTCGTTTAAATAACTATCTGAAATTTATTTCCATGTACCGCCATTTGCAATGCAATTCCGGCATTGTTTTTCCTTCTGGTGTGTGTGCGCGAGTATAATAGATATGCGGGGTGGCGTCTCCCGTGCTTCGGGGGGTGGGGGGTGTGCCTGTGTTCATGCGTGCGCCCGTCCATCATTATCCGCCCGTGTGTCGGTCATATATGAAAGGTACGCCCGCCGTGCATTAACGCCGGTGAAATCCCTGCCCTGATAAGACCTTACGATGGATAACAATTTCTCGAAGTCGGTTTGATTATTCTCTGACCAGTCCAGAAGACTTTTGATACGCAAATTTTTATCGTTGATTTGTATAATGCTCTCGACTTTGTTTAAGATGTTATGACCTTCCAGTAAAAATGCTTTTATATCGTCGATGATTCTCGGTTTGTATAAATCGATCGTGAAGAACTCCGACAATACCTTTCTGATCTCCCGCTCAGTCATGCTGGATTTGCTGTCATTTTTCTGCTTTGTGTTCATGGTGATACTCCTCTGTTAAGTGTTAAAGCCGATAATATGATAAGTTGACAATCTGAAATCGTGGTAAAAATTCGCCCAAAAGGGCAAGCGGTAGGATGCCCGTTAGATACGCAATGTGATTTCTCGTCGGTAGAGCAGACGATCTGTGATTGACTGCTCGGCGGTTTGATCCCACTGAGTTGCTCGAATAATCTACGGATTTGAAGCAGAAGAATACCGACGTGTGTGCGCCTGTTGGCATTATCTCACAGATGTTTCTTTTTAAATATGTTAAATGCAAACTCATTGATAATCAACGCAAGTACATTGTAAACCGATTAGCGATTCCCTGATTGATCCGGTTGCGGTTTTTTCGTTTCTACTATGCAATGTTATTTGATACGCTATTAAGTCTAAAATCACGTCAAAAGATAGATGTTGTCTGATTTTTGTCATTTTTCGCTGAAAATTGATAAATTTTTCACGACGATAAATGCGGCTGTGGAATTTGTTAAAAATCGACTGATTGCTTTTTTTCGTTCTCCGTCGTGAAGATTGAAATTGAACCTTGAAAAAAAAGACGTAAAAACGTTTCATAGGGCATTTTTCGGCATTTTTATCCATTTTCAAATCCTTGCACTTGCGCCATCGCCAATAACTTACAGGTATTTTTCATATAAAATCAGCAGTAAGCCTAAAAATGAGTTATGCAACGTTTTTCGGTACTTATGCAATGTTTGTCTCTTTTTGTTACCATTTTTCTAATCAGTTAAAAACTTCGGCTCGATCAAAGGTATAAGAAACCTTCCGATCATTAAAAATCTGTTTTAAAAACTCTCGTGGAAACTTCGTGTAAATCTCCGTTGTTCTCACGTCAGCATGCCCCAGCAGTTCTTTTACAAGCGAAAGATTATTAGTCGCCATCAATTGACTTAATGCGAAGGTGTGCCGCAAACAGTGAATTGTCTTGCCCGTTATACCGGCTCTCTTACATATCTTTGCGAATGAATGACTGATGTAACTTTCCGAAATTGGATTTGCTTTCACAAAATCATAATCAAAAACGGAAGATTCAGGAATTGGAATCAGTCGTTGTCTGCGCCCTTTGCTTTCGGCTTCAACGATAATGAAATTACCTTCTCGATGAGATATTTTCAATTCACCGATCCGCATTCCGGTCGTCTCGTAAACTCGAATGACGGACTTCATCAAATTATCCGAAGCGTGTTGGTAAATCACTTCCATTTCGTCAGGCATGATGAACTTCGGCAATGATTCATCAACCTTGACCGTCCTGATTGAGAACGGAAATTCCTGAATTTTTCCCTTCTCTAAAAGGTAGTTAAGCATTGATCGAATCGACCTGAGATTAAAATTGACGGTCGTTGAACTATTGTACCGACTATTAAGAAAAGCCAATAAAACCGCGCTATCGTCTTTCCTAAGCGTGTCAAAATATTTCCTATGTTGAAAACATGACTGAAAGTCTGCGGCTCCGATTTTATAGAGTTTTAGTGTCGCCGGTCGCAGATTCCGTTCTCCCTTAACGTTCGCTAAAAAATATCGAATGCCGTCCTCTATGGTTAGACGATTTTTCAGGCAGTCCAAATCGACGCGAATCTTTGCCCGAACTTCGTTTTCTTCCCGCTCAATTCGCTTTCTGAATATCTCTGCATCCCGCAAATCGCCGCTTCCGGTCGATAATAATTTTTCTTTGCCGTCTATCCAAAGACGGACGTAAAATTTTCCACGAAGTTTCCGAAGTCCTGGCATGATACTGCTTCCCTGTTTTTTAGTAGTTTTTCCCAAATTTTTGGGATTGGTTGTTTGAATAAAAAACGGTATCCCTGTCGGTATCCCGTTTCATGTATAGAGATAGGGTAAAAAATAATCAAATTTGGAAGGGTTTGAATGCCGATAATCCATGCCAAAAAGGCAGGTAAAAAGTCGGTTTTGTCGTCGGGAAAAATAATTTGTGGCGAGGGACAGAATTGAACTGCCGACACAGGGATTTTCAGTCCCCTGCTCTACCGACTGAGCTACCTCGCCACTTGCTAAAAAGCGGGTTAATTTATCATTTATTCCTTCAAAATGAAAAAATATTTTTGCCAATTTTCACGATTCCTGTTTTGTGATTATCATGACACTTGCAAATTTTCGACGGATTTTTTCAAAGATTAAATTTTTTCAATTCCGCTACCATGTATATCATGAGAGTGGTTTGTCTATTCTTCGGTTCTTAAAATCGCCTGTTTTTATCTGAATAAAGAGGTTCGTTCGTCGATCATTTCCCGAATTTCCGGCAGAAGAAATACGTTGGACAAGTCCATTTCGCCGAGCGCGCGTATCAAAAAATCGATTTGTTGTTCGAGTGGTGTGAATTTATAGACGACCACTTTTTTATCTTTCAGAACGACGCAGGTGCCTGCGTGAAAATCGCCCTGCCCGATGACGAGAGTGTAGCCGAGTTTGGTAAAAACCTTTTCCAATTCTGTCCGTAATGACAGCATTTTGGGCTTACATTGGTTTTTCAAGTTTACCATGATTTATAGATGTTCCATCCGTTTTTCATGCTCCAGTAAATCGACAAGGTCTTTGACTTTCTCGGATTCATTCCGGTGAACGATGAGAATGGAATCCTTGGATTGAATGACGATGAGGTCTTTGACGCCGATCGTTGCGACCATGTTTTTCCGGGAATAGACATAACATCCGCTGGAATCGATGGCGGTGACATCGCCGATCAGGACATTGCTGTTTTTGTCTTTCGGCATCAGTTCGTAAACCGCGTCCCATGAGCCGACGTCGCTCCAGTCGAAATTTCCCGCAACTACATAAACATTTTTTGCCTTTTCCATGACGCCATAGTCGATAGAAACGCCACGAATTGTTGCCCACTGGGTTTTTAAAACTGCGTCGTAATTAGGCGTGCCGATGGCTCTGGCAATTTCCTGAAGAC is a window from the Candidatus Marinimicrobia bacterium CG08_land_8_20_14_0_20_45_22 genome containing:
- a CDS encoding type II toxin-antitoxin system mRNA interferase toxin, RelE/StbE family, with product MRQIHFTTAFKKDYQKAIKRGWNISLLDEVISLLATGEVLPKKFKVHPLQGRWSDFSECHIKPDWLLIWKQETNDICLTRTGTHSDLY
- a CDS encoding type II toxin-antitoxin system antitoxin, RelB/DinJ family; translated protein: MNQNVSVNVRVTEKVKTDAESVLKELGLTMSDAVNIYLRQIALKRGIPFGIRIPNRKTVRAMEDVEKKRNLKSFDNVNSLMEDLKS